In Candidatus Zixiibacteriota bacterium, the genomic stretch ATATATTTAAAACATATTATTAACGGTGATGTTGTCAATCATTAAATATCGGGATTTTATTCGTTTCGGTAACGAATAAGATGTCGAAACCGCAGGGGTTTCGACCTACAGGGGCTGGTCAAAGTCCCCTCTCGAGAGGGGATTCAGGGGTGTGTAGAGCAGTTTGGGTAACACACCCCGTCTCTGCCTGCGGCATAAATGCCTCCGGCGGATCCACCCCTCTCAAGAGGGGATGAAGATGGATACCCGATCAGGTCGGGAATGACAAAAAAGGGGGTCGGGAATGACAAAAAAGGGGGTCGGGAATGACAAAAAAGGAATGGGAATGACAAGAATGGGGTGGGAATGACAGACTTTTTTCGGGAATGACAAAATAGAAATGGGAATGACAAAAAGGGGCGGGAATGATTCAATGCGGGGCAGACGAAGGAAGGCGTCTGCCACCCACGAAAACAAGAACTTAATATGTGCATTTCCGTATAACCAATTATCAGTAAGAAAATAGTCAGGAGAGCGGGACTCCTAACCTACCAGGATAAGAATAATATACGACAGATAAATCGGCAATAGTATTTTGGCCGGGAAAAGTGTTATATTACGATATGCTTATTCCGGGGGTGAAAAATAAATTGCTGATTGTCGATCTCGAGGCGACCTGCTGGGAAGGCAATGAGCGCGGGTTGCATAAGATGAATGAGATGGAGACAATCGAGATCGGGGCGGTGATGGTCGATCTTGAGGATCGCGAAAATATCCGTGAGTACGATATATTCATCCGGCCGGTGCGCAATCCGATCCTATCCGAATTCTGCAAAAATTTAACCTCGATCAGCCAGGGCGATGTTAATAATGCAGAGCCATTCCCGGTGGTGTTCCCCGGATTTCTGGAATGGGCCGGGGATAGGAATAATTACACCTTCGCCTCATGGAGCGGTTATGATAAATGGCAGTTCGAAAACGATTGCCTGTACCATAAGATCGAGTATCCATTTACGACTCATTTCGATATCAAGAAATATTTCGCCAGGGCGCATAATAATCAAAAAATGGGACTGGGTCGGGCCGTCAAAAAGAGCGGTCTGGAATTTGAAGGGACACATCACCGGGGAATCGATGATGCCCGCAATATCTGGTATGTCCTGAAGAAAATAATCCGGGATAACGATCAACTCAGCCTGTTTTAGAGGCGGCGCTTTTATCGAGATGCGGCGGATGGGGAAAAATCTGGCGGCCGCTACTGAACCATTTCAGGATAGAATAACCCATGAAATTGATCATGACGGGGAGCCGTTTTTCTTTTGGTTCATGGAAAGTGGTGAAAAATCCGGCCGCGGCCATTCGGAGAAGGCTGGAGACGGCAAACAGGATCTGGTAGTTGATAATTCTCTGCGAGCCGACCATCCAGGTGAAATCGATCAGGCTCTGAGCGATAATGCCGCCGATGATCGAGGCGACAAAGAAAGCCAGGCCGGTTAAAAGCGCGAACATGGCCAGGTAGATGGTGCGTTCGCCTCTGGGGCTGTTGGCGATGGGGATGTTGAAAGCGGCCAGGTTGAAGCCGGTCCAGAGGATGGCGGAATAAATCACCTCGGGGATCAAGATCCAGCGGTTGCCCGGATTCAGGAAGAGCCAGATGAGGGGGATGGCGGAAATCCCGAAGGCGCAGAAAACAACGACCGGTTTACAGCCGAAACGATCGATCAGTTTCCCCCAGGGTTTATTCAGGAGTATGGCCACCACCGCGGCGGCGGCCGAATAGAGGGAAATCATGGTGAAATTCATGCCGAGGTAATTGAGCATGTGGGGTGCGAAAAACGGGGCGGCGATTCCGATGGCCAGATTCCAGCCGATGAAAACCTTGGTTAACTGCCGGAAGTCTTTGTTTTTCAAGGGTTTGAAAAGATATGATAAATTTACCGGGGGAGGGGCGATTCTGGTGGCGGGATCGGGTACGCGGTTTAACAGGATTACGGCGGCGAGCGCGAAAACGCAGGCCGAGGCGATCAGAATGGCGAAGCCGGTGTTTTCCAGGTCGATGGGGCCGTACTGGTCAAGGATGATCCCTCCGGCGAGAGTGGAGACGATAGTTGATAAGGCCACGGCGGCGCTTCGAGTCCCGAAATAACGGCCGCGGATTTTGTCCGGGACCAGATCGGCCACCCACGACATCCATCCGACGGTGGCAATCATGATAGCGATATTGGAGATAATGACGATCGCAATCATGGCCTCGAGCCGCCAGGAACCGCCGAAAACCAGGATGGGGACAAGCAACCACCAGGACTGGCGGGCTATCGCGGAAAACCAGATGGTGATCTGTTTTCGTCTGCCGGTGCGGTCGATCAGGTAGGCCGAGAACAGCTGAGCCACCTGGGCGAAAAAAGGAATGGCGGCCAGGAGGCCGATTTCGAAATCGTTGGCGCCGAGCATCAGGGCCAGACCGGTCAGGAAGGCTCCCCCGGTCAGGGTGATAAACACCGTCGCCAGAGAACCCTCGACCGTCAGGATGGTCAGCCAGCGGCGCATGATCTCGTGGTTATGGTTTTCTCTTATGGCGGTTGTTTTCGTCTCCATCGTAAATTAGCCGGTTCGCGATTCGATTACTTATATATCGGCATTTTTCAGGCAGGCAATTTTGTGCAGTTATACAAAGTTGTCAAGTGGGTTGTGATTTTTCCGGATTGTTTTATGAGAAGGGGCGGGTAAGTTGTCTCCCCGCCCCTTTTAAATTCAAGCCGTTTTCTGGTAGAGGTGGACATCCGTTTGCGGGTAGGGGATGGTGATACCGTTTTCATCGAAAGCCATTTTGATTTTTTCGTTGAGGTCGAAGAAAACGGCCCAGTAATCGGCGGTTTTGACCCAGGGCCGGACGGCGAAATTGACCGAGTTATTGCCCAGTTCAACCACCCGGACCACCGGGGCGGGATCTTTGAGAATACGCTGATCAGTATCGATTATACCAAGCATGATATCGCGGGCTTTTTTGATATCATCGTCATAGCCGATACCGAAGACCATGTCAACCCGTCGGGTTTCCATGGCCGAGTAATTGGTAATATTCCCCCCGGTGATGGCGCTGTTGGGGACAATGACTTTTTTGTTGTCCGGTGAATTCAGGGTAGTGCTAAAAATCCCGATAGATTCGACCGATCCGCTGGTTCCCCCGGCCTCGACATAATGACCGACCTCGAAAGGCCGGAAGATGATCAACATGACCCCGGCGGCGAAATTGGAAAGCGAACCCTGGAGGGCAAAACCGACAGCGAGACCGGCGGCACCGATGATGGCTATGAAGGAGGTGGTTTCGACTCCCAGAGTACTCAATGAGGCCAGGATGACCACCACCAGCAGGGTGATCCGGGTCAGGCTCAGGACGAATTTGATAAGGGTTTTATCGCTTCCCTTTTTTTCAAGGATCCGGCTGATGGAACCGGTGATAATTCCGATCACGATCCGCCCGATGACGAAAATCAGGATGGCCCCAATTATCTTGAGGCCGTAGGCTGTTCCCCAGGTGGCCAGCCAATCCAGAATTTTTTGCATTTCCATGTTATTTTCCTTCCTTTGAAATTACTGATAATTCAGTCTGATTATAATGACATTGAAAGGAATTGACAATTGTTTAGTCCCGATTATATTAATCCGGTGATGATTATGTTTTTGAAAGACCGGCATTCCGGGCGGCAGGGCGCATTTGTCCCGGTTCCCGGTATCTCCCGATATCAGCCGAAATCATCATCCGGTCTCCAGGATGAGTAATCATCGATCAAAATTCTCAAGATCATTCGTAATAACAGTAAACCGTCAACCATAAATATCAATAGAGGTAAAAATGGCCATCATATTAAGCGGGTCCGAGCTGACAATCGAGAAACTGGTTCGGATTGCCCGAAATAATGAAGCGGTCGAGCTTCACTCCGAAGCTGTCGAGCGGATCAGAAAATGCCGGGCCATGCTCGAGAAAAAAATTCAGGCGCATGAAATCATGTATGGTGTCAATACCGGGATCGGTGAGTTTTCCGAAGTGGTTCTAACCGATGAGCAGGTCAGGGATTTTCAGAAGTACCTGATTTATAATCATTCGGCCGGGATAGGCGATCCGGCGCCGATCGAGTATGTTCGCGGGGCTATGGCGGCGCGGATCAATGTTCATGCCCACGGCAATTCCGGGGTGCGCCCGGAGGTAACATTGACGCTGGTGGAAATGCTCAATAAGGGTGTGACACCTTTTATTTGCCAGAAGGGATCGGTCGGCGCCTGCGGCGATCTGGCGCCGATGTCTCAGATTGCACTTCTGATGATGGGTGAGGGGAAAGCCTATTATAAGGGGGAGTTGCTTGAAGGCAAAGAGGCCCTGGACCGGGCCGGGATTCCGGTGCCGGGATTGAAGGCGCGCGACGGACTGGCGGTAATCAACGGGTCCAATGTATTGACGGCGATGAGCGCCATATTTCTGTATGATGCCAACCGCTGGTTGAAACAGGCCGAAATCGGGGCGGCCATGTCACTGGAAGCGCTCAAGGCCAATATGAAGCCGTACAGCGCAAGATTACACGAAGTGCGCGGTTTCATAGGGGCGGTTCGTTCGGCCGAGGCCATCCGAAAAGTAGTCGCCGGGGGCGACCTGGCGGAAAACCGGGTTAAATGCAAGGTGCAGGATGCTTATTCGATGCGGTCGACGCCGCAGGTGATCGGTGCGGCTCATGATGCCCTGGCATACGCCCGTTCGCAGGTCGAAATCGAACTCAACGGGGTGGGTGATAATCCGATCTTTTTCCCCGACGAAAATCTCCAGCTGTCCGGGGCCAATTTCCAGGGGACGCCGGTGGCGGTGCCGATGGATATGGCCGGGGCCTGTATTACCATGGTTTCGGTAATGTCGGAGCGACGGATGAACCGTCTCAACAACCCGGCCCTGTCGGTCGGACTACCGCCATTTTTGACCAAGGGCGCCGGGATGTTTTCGGGAATGATGCTTTCGCAATACACCGCAGATGCGCTGATTGTCGAGCAAAGAATTCTGTCCAGCCCAGCCTCGATTCAATCGATCCCGGCCGCGGCCGATCAGGAGGATTTCGTTTCGATGGGCATGAATACGGCGATTAAGAACATGCAGATTCTCGATAACGCTTATGGTATTCTCGGGATCGAAATGATGGCGGCCGCCCAGGCGCTCGATTTCCGCGATTACAAATTCGGCAAGGGGACTACCCGGGCCAAAGAAATCATCCGTAAGCATGTCGATTTTCTCGATATTGACCGGCCGCTTTATCCGGATCATACCAAAATGAAGGAGCTGGTTAAATCGTGCGAAATTCTCGAAGCGGTTGAAAAAGAGGTCGGACCGCTGGAATAAATAAGACCATATCAAGCCGCATCATGAGGAGCATGGTGCGGCTCGACATGATGACGGGGGGCTGAAAGCAGGGAGGGAATATGGAATACAGGGTTATCTGGGTGAAACGGAAATTCGTTTTCGATCTACCGCCGGAGATGTTTCCGATAGTGGTTGACCGCCTCCGGGGAACGCCGGCCCGGCTTGAAGAAAAGACGCTATCGCTATCAAAGGAAATTCTCACAAGGAATGAAGGAGATTCCTGGTCTATTCAGGAAATCGCCGGGCATCTGCATGACGCCGAGCAGCTCTGGCATGGGCGGATCGATGATTTCCGGGCGGGGGAGAAGGAATTCCGACCGGCGGATGTAACCGGCCGGATTACGATTAAAGCGAATCATAACAGCGCCGACATAAAGAATCTTCTGGTGGAATTTCGTAAATCGCGTCTGAGGCTGGTCGATCGCTTTGCGGAAATGACCGAAGATGAGGTCTCGCAAGCGGCGTATCATCGGCGGCTGGACGTAAATATGCGGGTGATCGATCTGGCTTTATTCATAGCCGAGCATGACGATCATCACCTGGCCAAAATCACCGATATGATTGAGAATTACAGCAAGTAGCCTTTTCACAGAATGAAGGGCTGATAAAAGGGCATATCTTTTGCATTTTGTAATTTCCGCCTTAAATTGGATGGCTGTATGGTATCTTAATACCAGCGGTGGTGGTGGCAGGGGGGGAACTCTGATTTGTTTTCCCATAAAAACCCGTTTAATAATCACCATTCAATAAATGAAACCCGTCTCATAAGAAAATCGTCTAAAATCTTAGAATCGGTTAAAATCAGACGGGAGACACCATGCGTAATTTTTTAATCTCACTAATCGTCAATATCCTTTTTCTGATACCGGCCGCCTATGCCGACTATTCCGAAATTCGGAATCTGGACCTTGAGGCCGATGGTATCGGTGTTATGGTAATTGACTGCGGGGCCGGATTCTTGAAAATCGAGGGAGCGGAAAATCTGGACAGGATCGAGGTCAAGGCGGAAATCGTTATCGAGGATATGTCGGGGAACAAGGCCCGGGAATATATTGAAAAATACGCCAACCTGAGTCTCGAGAACAAACATGGCCGGGCCGTATTGGTAAGTAATTTCGAAAACACCAAGACCTCGTTCTGGTCGCTATTTAGAAGTCAGTCGGCCTTGATTAACCTGACAATCATGGTTCCGAAGCAGATGAATCTTGAAATCGATGATGGTTCGGGGGATACCTGGATCAACGAGATAAAGGGGGATATTTATCTCGATGACGGTTCCGGGGATCTGGAGCTGACCAATATCAACGGTTTTATCGAACTTGATGATGGTTCCGGCGATGTTCATCTCTCACGCCTTGACGGCGATATCAGGGTCGATGACGGTTCAGGCGATATCCGGGCCGATAATGTGGCCGGGACAATCGAAATCGACGACGGCTCGGGGGATATCGAGGTTCGGAAAGTCGACGGCAATGTTGTCGTTGATGACGGTTCGGGCGATATCGAGATCAGTTATGTGACTCAGGACGTCAAGATACTCGATGACGGTTCGGGTCAAGTAAAAATCGCTCATGTCGACGGCCGGGTTAAAAGATAATCCCGGCCGCGGTCGATTATTATGGATGCGGCTGATCGGCCGGTTGTCCCGGAAGATTCCAGGTGGCCTTGCTGTTAAGATCGCGCTGGACAATGAACCATACCGCCGGTGAAAAGAACAGCCAGAGGATAAAGATTACCCAGCGGTCGTTTTTCTTTTCAAAAGCCTTTTCATAGAGCTCGCTGTACTTGTAGTCAGCGTAAAGATTGGCAAAGGGAATAAAAAGGAGGAAGGTCCATAAGCCGGGTTCGGCATAAGGGTCATTTGCAATTCTTTTCAATTCCGAGGCTGTTTGAT encodes the following:
- a CDS encoding exonuclease domain-containing protein, which gives rise to MLIPGVKNKLLIVDLEATCWEGNERGLHKMNEMETIEIGAVMVDLEDRENIREYDIFIRPVRNPILSEFCKNLTSISQGDVNNAEPFPVVFPGFLEWAGDRNNYTFASWSGYDKWQFENDCLYHKIEYPFTTHFDIKKYFARAHNNQKMGLGRAVKKSGLEFEGTHHRGIDDARNIWYVLKKIIRDNDQLSLF
- a CDS encoding MFS transporter, which encodes METKTTAIRENHNHEIMRRWLTILTVEGSLATVFITLTGGAFLTGLALMLGANDFEIGLLAAIPFFAQVAQLFSAYLIDRTGRRKQITIWFSAIARQSWWLLVPILVFGGSWRLEAMIAIVIISNIAIMIATVGWMSWVADLVPDKIRGRYFGTRSAAVALSTIVSTLAGGIILDQYGPIDLENTGFAILIASACVFALAAVILLNRVPDPATRIAPPPVNLSYLFKPLKNKDFRQLTKVFIGWNLAIGIAAPFFAPHMLNYLGMNFTMISLYSAAAAVVAILLNKPWGKLIDRFGCKPVVVFCAFGISAIPLIWLFLNPGNRWILIPEVIYSAILWTGFNLAAFNIPIANSPRGERTIYLAMFALLTGLAFFVASIIGGIIAQSLIDFTWMVGSQRIINYQILFAVSSLLRMAAAGFFTTFHEPKEKRLPVMINFMGYSILKWFSSGRQIFPHPPHLDKSAASKTG
- a CDS encoding mechanosensitive ion channel, whose translation is MQKILDWLATWGTAYGLKIIGAILIFVIGRIVIGIITGSISRILEKKGSDKTLIKFVLSLTRITLLVVVILASLSTLGVETTSFIAIIGAAGLAVGFALQGSLSNFAAGVMLIIFRPFEVGHYVEAGGTSGSVESIGIFSTTLNSPDNKKVIVPNSAITGGNITNYSAMETRRVDMVFGIGYDDDIKKARDIMLGIIDTDQRILKDPAPVVRVVELGNNSVNFAVRPWVKTADYWAVFFDLNEKIKMAFDENGITIPYPQTDVHLYQKTA
- a CDS encoding aromatic amino acid lyase — its product is MAIILSGSELTIEKLVRIARNNEAVELHSEAVERIRKCRAMLEKKIQAHEIMYGVNTGIGEFSEVVLTDEQVRDFQKYLIYNHSAGIGDPAPIEYVRGAMAARINVHAHGNSGVRPEVTLTLVEMLNKGVTPFICQKGSVGACGDLAPMSQIALLMMGEGKAYYKGELLEGKEALDRAGIPVPGLKARDGLAVINGSNVLTAMSAIFLYDANRWLKQAEIGAAMSLEALKANMKPYSARLHEVRGFIGAVRSAEAIRKVVAGGDLAENRVKCKVQDAYSMRSTPQVIGAAHDALAYARSQVEIELNGVGDNPIFFPDENLQLSGANFQGTPVAVPMDMAGACITMVSVMSERRMNRLNNPALSVGLPPFLTKGAGMFSGMMLSQYTADALIVEQRILSSPASIQSIPAAADQEDFVSMGMNTAIKNMQILDNAYGILGIEMMAAAQALDFRDYKFGKGTTRAKEIIRKHVDFLDIDRPLYPDHTKMKELVKSCEILEAVEKEVGPLE
- a CDS encoding DinB family protein yields the protein MEYRVIWVKRKFVFDLPPEMFPIVVDRLRGTPARLEEKTLSLSKEILTRNEGDSWSIQEIAGHLHDAEQLWHGRIDDFRAGEKEFRPADVTGRITIKANHNSADIKNLLVEFRKSRLRLVDRFAEMTEDEVSQAAYHRRLDVNMRVIDLALFIAEHDDHHLAKITDMIENYSK
- a CDS encoding DUF4097 family beta strand repeat protein — protein: MRNFLISLIVNILFLIPAAYADYSEIRNLDLEADGIGVMVIDCGAGFLKIEGAENLDRIEVKAEIVIEDMSGNKAREYIEKYANLSLENKHGRAVLVSNFENTKTSFWSLFRSQSALINLTIMVPKQMNLEIDDGSGDTWINEIKGDIYLDDGSGDLELTNINGFIELDDGSGDVHLSRLDGDIRVDDGSGDIRADNVAGTIEIDDGSGDIEVRKVDGNVVVDDGSGDIEISYVTQDVKILDDGSGQVKIAHVDGRVKR
- a CDS encoding DUF4234 domain-containing protein, whose amino-acid sequence is MDQSVKYRNMWLQVLIMIVTLGFYAFYWFYQTASELKRIANDPYAEPGLWTFLLFIPFANLYADYKYSELYEKAFEKKNDRWVIFILWLFFSPAVWFIVQRDLNSKATWNLPGQPADQPHP